Within the Laspinema palackyanum D2c genome, the region ATTAGACCCAATTGCTTCATGCGACTGCCCAAGAGCGCATCATACTTTAATTGCTGATTTTTTAGGTTTCCCAACTCTACTAAATATAAAATTCCAATGAACAGGACAAAGCTCAGAACCCAGCCAAATCCGATTAAATTGGGTTCCTCTATCATCAACCTTCCTCCCTAAAATGGTTGAATCGATTGGTGGGATTCTGTGACAATATTTTCGTCATCTTGATAATAGTCCGGGAGTAATTCTTGGGATTCAACTTTGCCCAGGGCTTTTTCAATTTCGGCGGTGGTTTCTGTGCAGTTTTGTCCATTGCCATTGAGGACCGTTTCTATAATTTTACCGTCTTTGCCAATGCGATATTCTACTTTGCGATATTCAGCCATTTCAACCTCCCGTTGGGTTTGAGGGATTGGGACTCAGGTTCCCACCCCTGCTTTGTCTTATTTTATTCCGATTAGGCCAGGATTGACTCAGAAGTTCCGATCAGGGGAGAATTAGGCGAGTTTACCTTTGCCGACTAAGGCTGAGATCCCAGCGGCGGAAGCTTCGGCAATGACGCTAATTAGGCGATAGAAAGCAACCGCACCTAAAATAGCCGCTGGGGAAAATTGCTGATCCAACAAGGCGATCGCCGTTGCCTCAAAAATGCCAATGCCCCCCGGTGCACCAGGAACCACCAACCCTAACAACCAGGCAAAACTAAAAGCCCCCATCAACGGCGGTAATTGTGCGGGCTGTACCGGAGTCATCGCTTGCACCGTTAAAATAAATCCCCCCCCGCGCAACAGCAAAAATCCCAGTTCTCCCAATAGCGGAAGCAGGGGGTAACGAGTTAGTTTGGCAGCAGTTGGCGGGGGTGCCTCGGGGGTGACTTCCAACAGTTCCTCGGTTTTGGGGGGAGCTTTTTTGAGTTTGAGTTTGCTTAAAACTTGAATGATCGGATTTAAAATCCGGGGATGGATCCCCACCAGGACCGCCCCTAATCCCAGTCCCAGGAGAAGCGGGGGAACAGCGCCCGAGGCAGTTCCCCATAAGGTACTACTCCCCAATCCGGCGATAATTAAGGCCGATGCTGCCATTAACAGGGGTTCTAGCAAGACGCTGAGGACGGCAACCCCTAGGGGCACATCCCGCTTGGCGATCGCCGCAATTCGACCATAGAAATGCCAAACATTGCCTGGTAAATATTTCGCAATATTGGTGGTGAGATAGACAGATAACCCCCAACCCAAAGGAACTGGGCGATCAAACTCCCGCAGAATCCACAACCACACCCAACCGGACCACAAATGCGCTAAAAAGGTCACTGCCAGGGCGATCGCCAGGGCAATCCAACTGGATCCGGTAATCCGGAGATCCGCCACAGCCCCCGCATTATCTTTGAGGGTTTTGGCGAGAAAAAATAGGGTGGCCCCGAGAATGACCCACCGTAAAAAAGGTTTTAATTGCGATCGCAGGCGATTCATAAAAATACGGGATGAGAGTAAGCCAGAGAAAATTGCCATGCCCACCCTATATCCTAACCCTACCAGCCCGGTTAGAGTCTAAAACTCTGGGAAAATTCCAACTCGGACAGCCGCTGTCACACCATTCATGATTTCCTCCCTATCGATTAAAAAAAGATTTTCCAACCCTTGCATTTATTTTAAAGTTGAGTGATACAATAAGCCATGCATCAAAAGAACAAATTCAGTGACTTCACTCAGAACTATGTTGAATGCCCAAGATTTATATAATGAAGCCTATTATCTCGCCCGTAACCCCGACGTTGCCAATGCGATCGCCGCTGGATTATTTCCCACTGGGTTCGCCCATTTTGAAACCTTCGGGCAGAATGAAGGACGTAATCCCACTGCCCTCTTTGATACCCGCTACTACCTCACCTTAAATCCTGATGTAGCCGCAGCAGTCTCCGCCAATCAACTCACCCCCTTTCAACATTACATCGCCTTTGGGCAAACAGAAGGACGGAACCCTAGCACTCTCTATAACGAGCAACGCTATCTCTCAGACAATCCCGATGTCGAAGCGGCAGTCAACGAATCATCCCTCACCGGCATCCAACACTTTCAGCTCTTTGGGCAAGGCGAGGGGCGAATTCCCAGCAATTTATACAATCCCGCCTACTATTTAGCCAAAAATCCGGACGTTGCTGCTGCCGTAGAACGGGATGAAATCACCGGAATCGGACATTATCTCAACTTTGGTATTTTTGAAGGCCGGGAATTTACCCCCTTTATGGGAGGTAATACCACCCTTCCTAATGGCGTGGCGGCTGGGGATGTGACCCAAAATAGTGCCGTGTTATGGACCCGCAGTACCGAAGTGGGTCCGGTGAGTTTTGAGTATGCCACCGATGCCAGCTTTGGGGCGATCGCGGGACAAACGACTAACTTTGTCACCGACCCCACGGTTCCCGTCCAAGTACAAGTGAGTAACTTGGCCCCGCAAACCCAATATTACTA harbors:
- a CDS encoding DUF2997 domain-containing protein, whose translation is MAEYRKVEYRIGKDGKIIETVLNGNGQNCTETTAEIEKALGKVESQELLPDYYQDDENIVTESHQSIQPF
- a CDS encoding lysylphosphatidylglycerol synthase domain-containing protein translates to MNRLRSQLKPFLRWVILGATLFFLAKTLKDNAGAVADLRITGSSWIALAIALAVTFLAHLWSGWVWLWILREFDRPVPLGWGLSVYLTTNIAKYLPGNVWHFYGRIAAIAKRDVPLGVAVLSVLLEPLLMAASALIIAGLGSSTLWGTASGAVPPLLLGLGLGAVLVGIHPRILNPIIQVLSKLKLKKAPPKTEELLEVTPEAPPPTAAKLTRYPLLPLLGELGFLLLRGGGFILTVQAMTPVQPAQLPPLMGAFSFAWLLGLVVPGAPGGIGIFEATAIALLDQQFSPAAILGAVAFYRLISVIAEASAAGISALVGKGKLA